From Hydra vulgaris chromosome 07, alternate assembly HydraT2T_AEP, a single genomic window includes:
- the LOC100203010 gene encoding calreticulin isoform X4 encodes MMSVTIFVLAFIAFAQCTVYFKDTFDDETWEKRWIHSKSKGGDAGKFKLTSGKFYGDKARDQGIQTSQDAKFYQVSTKVPNPFSNEGKTLVLQYQVKHEQNIDCGGGYIKLFPSTITPETMNGDSPYHIMFGPDICGPGTKKVHVIFTYKGKNLLTKKDIRCKDDEMTHLYTLIVKPDNTYEVRIDGSKVESGTLEGDWDFLPPKRIKDPSLSKPADWVDEAKIDDPEDKKPEGYDKPELIPDKDATKPEDWDAEEDGEWEPPMINNPEYKGDWKPRKIDNPAYKGEWVHPEIDNPEYKSDDSLYKYDDIGYIGFEIWQVKSGTIFDNIIVTDDIEEAEKFAKETFEKTKVEEKQMKDKIEEEERKKREEEEARTKKDEEEKKKDEKEEEEDDEDTKEDTKEGEKPAAEDSTDDTVKDEL; translated from the exons ATGATGTCTGTTACCATTTTTGTCTTAGCATTTATTGCATTCGCCCAATGTACTGTTTATTTCAAGGATACTTTTGATG ATGAGACATGGGAGAAAAGGTGGATTCATTCTAAAAGCAAAGGTGGTGATGCCGGCAAGTTTAAGTTAACATCTGGAAAGTTCTATGGAGACAAAGCCCGTGATCAAGGAATCCAAACTTCACAAGATGccaaattttatcaagtttcaaCTAAAGTACCAAACCCTTTTTCAAATGAAggtaaaactttagttttacaGTACCAAGTGAAACATGAACAAAACATTGATTGTGGAGGTGGGTACATTAAACTGTTTCCTTCAACAATTACTCCTGAAACTATGAACGGAGATTCGCCATATCACATAATGTTTGGACCTGATATTTGTGGACCAGGAACTAAAAAAGTCCATGTTATCTTTACatataaaggaaaaaatttgCTTACAAAGAAGGATATCAG atGCAAAGATGATGAGATGACCCATTTATATACACTGATTGTAAAACCTGACAACACCTATGAAGTTAGAATCGATGGCTCTAAAGTTGAATCAGGAACTCTTGAAGGTGATTGGGACTTCTTGCCACCTAAAAGAATCAAAGATCCTAGTTTATCAAAACCTGCTGATTGGGTTGATGAAGCCAAGATTGATGATCCTGAGGATAAAAAACCAGAAGGTTATGATAAACCTGAGTTGATTCCTGATAAAGATGCAACTAAACCAGAAGATTGGGATGCTGAAGAAGATGGTGAGTGGGAACCACCAATGATTAACAACCCAGAATACaag GGTGATTGGAAACCACGAAAAATTGACAATCCTGCATACAAAGGGGAATGGGTTCACCCAGAAATCGATAATCCAGAATATAAAAGCGAtgatagtttatataaatatgatgaTATTGGTTATATTGGATTTGAAATTTGGCAG GTAAAATCTGGtacaatttttgataatattattgttactgATGACATTGAGGAAGCTGAGAAATTTGCAAaagaaacatttgaaaaaacaaaagttgaagaaaaacaaatgaaagATAAAATTGAAGAAGAAGAAAGGAAAAAACGAGAGGAAGAAGAAGCTAGAACTAAAAAAGAtgaagaagaaaagaaaaaggatGAAAAAGAAGAG GAAGAGGATGATGAAGATACAAAAGAAGATACTAAAGAAGGAGAAAAGCCAGCTGCAGAAGATTCAACTGATGATACAGTCAAAGATGAACTGTAG
- the LOC100203010 gene encoding calreticulin isoform X3, which produces MMSVTIFVLAFIAFAQCTVYFKDTFDDETWEKRWIHSKSKGGDAGKFKLTSGKFYGDKARDQGIQTSQDAKFYQVSTKVPNPFSNEGKTLVLQYQVKHEQNIDCGGGYIKLFPSTITPETMNGDSPYHIMFGPDICGPGTKKVHVIFTYKGKNLLTKKDIRCKDDEMTHLYTLIVKPDNTYEVRIDGSKVESGTLEGDWDFLPPKRIKDPSLSKPADWVDEAKIDDPEDKKPEGYDKPELIPDKDATKPEDWDAEEDGEWEPPMINNPEYKGDWKPRKIDNPAYKGEWVHPEIDNPEYKSDDSLYKYDDIGYIGFEIWQVKSGTIFDNIIVTDDIEEAEKFAKETFEKTKVEEKQMKDKIEEEERKKREEEEARTKKDEEEKKKDEKEEEEEDDEDTKEDTKEGEKPAAEDSTDDTVKDEL; this is translated from the exons ATGATGTCTGTTACCATTTTTGTCTTAGCATTTATTGCATTCGCCCAATGTACTGTTTATTTCAAGGATACTTTTGATG ATGAGACATGGGAGAAAAGGTGGATTCATTCTAAAAGCAAAGGTGGTGATGCCGGCAAGTTTAAGTTAACATCTGGAAAGTTCTATGGAGACAAAGCCCGTGATCAAGGAATCCAAACTTCACAAGATGccaaattttatcaagtttcaaCTAAAGTACCAAACCCTTTTTCAAATGAAggtaaaactttagttttacaGTACCAAGTGAAACATGAACAAAACATTGATTGTGGAGGTGGGTACATTAAACTGTTTCCTTCAACAATTACTCCTGAAACTATGAACGGAGATTCGCCATATCACATAATGTTTGGACCTGATATTTGTGGACCAGGAACTAAAAAAGTCCATGTTATCTTTACatataaaggaaaaaatttgCTTACAAAGAAGGATATCAG atGCAAAGATGATGAGATGACCCATTTATATACACTGATTGTAAAACCTGACAACACCTATGAAGTTAGAATCGATGGCTCTAAAGTTGAATCAGGAACTCTTGAAGGTGATTGGGACTTCTTGCCACCTAAAAGAATCAAAGATCCTAGTTTATCAAAACCTGCTGATTGGGTTGATGAAGCCAAGATTGATGATCCTGAGGATAAAAAACCAGAAGGTTATGATAAACCTGAGTTGATTCCTGATAAAGATGCAACTAAACCAGAAGATTGGGATGCTGAAGAAGATGGTGAGTGGGAACCACCAATGATTAACAACCCAGAATACaag GGTGATTGGAAACCACGAAAAATTGACAATCCTGCATACAAAGGGGAATGGGTTCACCCAGAAATCGATAATCCAGAATATAAAAGCGAtgatagtttatataaatatgatgaTATTGGTTATATTGGATTTGAAATTTGGCAG GTAAAATCTGGtacaatttttgataatattattgttactgATGACATTGAGGAAGCTGAGAAATTTGCAAaagaaacatttgaaaaaacaaaagttgaagaaaaacaaatgaaagATAAAATTGAAGAAGAAGAAAGGAAAAAACGAGAGGAAGAAGAAGCTAGAACTAAAAAAGAtgaagaagaaaagaaaaaggatGAAAAAGAAGAG GAGGAAGAGGATGATGAAGATACAAAAGAAGATACTAAAGAAGGAGAAAAGCCAGCTGCAGAAGATTCAACTGATGATACAGTCAAAGATGAACTGTAG